In one Thermodesulfobium acidiphilum genomic region, the following are encoded:
- a CDS encoding aminotransferase class I/II-fold pyridoxal phosphate-dependent enzyme, giving the protein MEFLKLLEHKILDLKSQFNFRSIRPISNGAEKYININGKKLLNLASNNYLGLTNNEIIKNMSIEGIKKFGTGISSSRLIIGNNILYDELEREISDFKNKAKSLVLNSGYCANLAALSIAKNCEVFMDRLCHASLIDGAILIGTRFHRFRHNDLDHLERMLKSSDNHRVVVTESIFSMDGDKCDLVNLVELSKKYDAFLILDEAHATGIFGNGRGLAHEYSLDNDVHLNVGTFSKALGSLGGYLSGDKVVIEYLINFARSLIYTTALPPSVIAANLAALKFVKENPSCGALLLQISDNVRNYLKSLGFNTLNSSSQIIPVVLGDSKKTLMAQEILFDIGLFVAAIREPTVPKNLARLRISLRSDLNIDEVEFIKKAFTLLAGKI; this is encoded by the coding sequence ATGGAGTTTTTAAAGCTTCTTGAGCACAAAATCTTAGATCTAAAGTCACAGTTCAACTTCAGATCCATAAGGCCTATTTCAAATGGTGCTGAAAAATATATAAATATAAATGGTAAAAAACTTCTTAATTTGGCATCTAACAACTATCTAGGCTTAACAAATAATGAAATAATAAAAAATATGTCAATCGAAGGGATAAAGAAGTTTGGTACAGGCATATCTTCTTCAAGGCTTATTATTGGTAACAACATTTTATATGATGAACTTGAAAGAGAAATTTCTGATTTTAAAAATAAAGCGAAGTCTTTGGTATTAAATAGCGGATATTGTGCAAATCTTGCAGCTTTATCTATTGCAAAAAATTGCGAAGTCTTTATGGATAGGCTTTGTCATGCAAGTCTGATAGATGGAGCTATTCTTATAGGAACAAGATTTCATAGGTTTAGACATAACGATTTAGATCACCTTGAAAGGATGCTAAAGAGTTCAGATAATCATAGGGTGGTTGTTACGGAAAGTATATTTAGTATGGATGGAGACAAATGTGATTTGGTTAATTTAGTTGAACTTTCAAAAAAATATGATGCTTTTCTAATTTTAGATGAAGCTCATGCTACTGGAATATTTGGAAATGGGAGAGGTTTAGCACACGAATATTCTTTGGACAATGACGTTCACCTTAATGTGGGAACTTTTTCAAAAGCGTTAGGAAGCTTAGGCGGATATTTATCTGGAGATAAAGTCGTAATTGAATATCTTATTAATTTTGCAAGGTCTTTGATATATACAACTGCTCTTCCACCATCTGTTATAGCTGCCAATCTTGCAGCGCTAAAATTTGTCAAAGAAAACCCATCTTGCGGGGCGTTACTTCTTCAGATATCTGACAATGTGAGAAATTACTTAAAGTCTTTAGGTTTTAATACATTAAATTCATCTTCCCAAATTATTCCTGTTGTATTGGGCGATAGCAAGAAGACTTTGATGGCCCAAGAAATATTGTTTGATATAGGCTTGTTTGTAGCAGCTATAAGAGAGCCCACTGTACCAAAGAATTTAGCAAGACTCAGAATCTCTCTAAGATCCGACTTAAACATAGATGAAGTTGAATTTATAAAGAAAGCATTTACCTTACTGGCAGGAAAAATTTGA
- a CDS encoding ParB/RepB/Spo0J family partition protein, translating into MSKRGMGRGLDALLGDDNSDKVLKFVLLEKILPNPYQPRKVFDEESIFKLSESIKEHGVLQPIVVREKGQFYELISGERRVKACEKIGLSEIPAIVKEVTDDQMAILALVENLQRENLSAIDEARAYLELQDKFSMTHEEIANSVGKSRSYVTNTIRLLQLPDEVIKYIENNSLSPAHGRVLLSLKDEREILNFARRIVKDNLSVKVAEELRIEFLSNKKSIKSFSKSIKDKCKPLKSQKEVEQDEELKFIEIEISKKLKTPVHISFSGNVGRFVIEFYSKEELNNLVEKIFSIFGLED; encoded by the coding sequence ATGTCTAAAAGAGGTATGGGCAGAGGTCTTGATGCCTTGTTGGGAGACGATAACTCTGATAAAGTTTTAAAATTTGTTTTGCTTGAAAAGATACTTCCAAATCCTTATCAGCCAAGAAAGGTGTTTGACGAAGAAAGCATTTTCAAACTATCTGAATCAATAAAGGAACACGGGGTACTCCAACCAATAGTGGTAAGAGAAAAAGGTCAATTCTACGAGTTGATATCTGGTGAGAGAAGGGTTAAGGCCTGTGAAAAAATAGGACTTTCAGAAATACCTGCAATAGTTAAAGAGGTAACCGATGATCAGATGGCTATACTTGCTTTAGTGGAGAACTTACAAAGGGAAAATCTTTCTGCAATTGATGAGGCAAGAGCATATCTTGAACTTCAAGATAAATTTTCTATGACTCATGAAGAGATAGCGAATTCCGTTGGGAAATCGAGATCATATGTAACAAATACAATTAGACTTCTTCAACTGCCTGATGAAGTAATAAAATATATAGAGAACAATAGCTTGAGTCCTGCTCATGGAAGGGTACTACTTTCATTAAAGGATGAGAGAGAAATATTAAACTTTGCAAGAAGAATTGTGAAGGATAACTTGTCGGTAAAGGTTGCCGAAGAGTTAAGAATAGAATTTCTTTCAAATAAGAAAAGTATTAAAAGTTTTTCTAAAAGTATTAAAGACAAATGTAAGCCTTTAAAAAGTCAAAAAGAGGTGGAACAAGATGAAGAGCTTAAGTTTATTGAAATTGAAATCTCAAAAAAACTTAAAACTCCAGTTCATATATCATTCTCCGGTAATGTTGGACGTTTTGTCATCGAGTTTTACTCTAAGGAGGAGCTCAACAATCTTGTCGAAAAGATTTTTAGTATTTTTGGGCTCGAGGATTAA
- the ndk gene encoding nucleoside-diphosphate kinase: MERTLVLIKPDAVKRQLTSKILARFEDKGLKIVGLKLMQLSKEKAMEHYAEHKKKPFFDNLVSFITSSPIVAIVLEGKDAVTVVRTMMGTTNPRDAAPGTIRGDFAMDLGRNVIHGSDSVYSAEREIKIFFEEDEVLEYERIIDRDIYENLE, translated from the coding sequence TTGGAAAGAACTTTAGTGTTAATTAAACCTGACGCTGTAAAAAGACAATTAACAAGTAAAATACTTGCAAGATTTGAGGATAAAGGCTTAAAGATAGTTGGCCTCAAACTTATGCAGCTTTCTAAAGAAAAGGCGATGGAACATTACGCGGAACATAAGAAAAAGCCATTTTTTGATAATCTTGTTTCTTTTATTACTTCTAGTCCAATAGTAGCTATAGTATTAGAAGGGAAAGATGCAGTTACTGTGGTGAGAACTATGATGGGGACAACGAATCCTCGAGATGCTGCTCCAGGCACTATTAGGGGAGATTTTGCAATGGATCTTGGCAGAAATGTAATACACGGATCTGACTCTGTATATTCAGCTGAAAGAGAAATTAAGATCTTTTTCGAAGAAGACGAAGTGCTTGAGTATGAAAGAATAATCGATAGAGACATATATGAAAATTTAGAATGA
- a CDS encoding ParA family protein encodes MKRIIVFANQKGGVGKTTCAVNLAASYAEINKNTLIIDLDPQGNATTGLGIDKRKLLSSTYELLVTKEFVEPVDTGIENLKIICSHPDLAGAEVELVDDTDRNLKLRKKLEYYNNFDVIIIDTPPSLGILTINGLSAARDLIITMQAEFYALEGLSMIINTYERIKSRLNPELNLLGILVNMFMQRLVVSNEVLNDLKMHFKNKVFNALIPRSVRVVESQSFGKPMIIFDPKSVVSSAFRDLLQEIEKNV; translated from the coding sequence TTGAAAAGAATTATTGTATTTGCAAATCAAAAGGGTGGTGTAGGAAAAACTACATGTGCAGTAAATTTAGCCGCTTCCTATGCTGAAATAAACAAAAACACCCTTATAATAGATCTAGATCCTCAAGGTAATGCTACTACTGGTTTGGGGATCGATAAAAGAAAACTATTATCTTCGACGTATGAACTTTTGGTAACGAAAGAATTTGTTGAACCAGTTGATACAGGTATTGAGAATCTTAAGATAATCTGTTCACATCCAGATCTTGCTGGTGCAGAAGTTGAACTGGTTGACGATACTGATAGAAATTTAAAATTGAGAAAAAAATTGGAATATTATAACAATTTTGACGTAATAATTATTGATACCCCGCCATCTTTAGGTATATTGACCATTAATGGACTTTCTGCAGCAAGAGATTTAATTATCACAATGCAGGCTGAATTTTATGCCCTGGAAGGTCTCAGCATGATAATTAATACCTATGAGAGAATTAAATCCAGGCTTAATCCTGAACTCAATTTGCTGGGCATTTTGGTTAATATGTTTATGCAAAGGCTTGTTGTTTCAAATGAAGTCTTAAACGATTTAAAGATGCACTTTAAAAATAAAGTTTTTAATGCGCTGATCCCAAGAAGTGTGAGAGTGGTAGAATCGCAAAGCTTTGGTAAACCAATGATAATATTTGACCCTAAATCAGTAGTTAGCAGTGCGTTTAGAGACCTTTTACAGGAGATAGAAAAAAATGTCTAA
- a CDS encoding universal stress protein, with amino-acid sequence MKIERVVVALDFSEQSSKLFNAVNDFKRFGISEIHLVHVVNPNILEVNKEIVKIASDHFSSYINNYLSEGVNVFLEILIGNVVEQIRDYCDEINANLLFASEHGEGFFKDIFVGSNLLNFIRTIKRPIYVERFYKTESAFLLPENRLKKVLFPTDFSKSSMKAFDFLKKISSAINEVLLVHVLKPSDPKFLIKEASGANKAIEKLTLDLVKNNVNARYLVLEGNPAKQINSIVEKENISMIIMSRRGLGFFEGLFLGSVAEYLLFHTRVPILFD; translated from the coding sequence ATGAAAATAGAAAGAGTAGTAGTTGCTCTTGATTTTTCAGAGCAATCTTCAAAGCTTTTTAATGCTGTCAACGACTTTAAAAGGTTTGGCATTAGTGAAATTCATCTTGTTCATGTTGTAAACCCAAATATCTTGGAAGTGAATAAGGAGATTGTTAAAATTGCTTCTGATCACTTTAGTTCATATATAAATAACTATCTTTCGGAAGGAGTTAATGTTTTTTTAGAAATTCTTATTGGGAACGTCGTTGAGCAAATTAGAGATTATTGTGATGAAATCAATGCAAATTTACTTTTTGCGTCAGAACATGGAGAGGGATTTTTTAAAGATATATTCGTCGGAAGTAACTTGCTTAATTTTATAAGAACTATAAAAAGACCTATTTATGTTGAAAGGTTTTATAAAACCGAGAGTGCCTTTCTATTACCAGAAAATAGGTTAAAGAAAGTGCTTTTCCCCACTGATTTTTCTAAAAGCTCAATGAAAGCCTTTGATTTTTTAAAAAAGATCTCTTCAGCTATAAATGAAGTTCTTTTAGTTCATGTCCTAAAGCCATCTGACCCAAAATTTTTGATAAAAGAGGCATCTGGTGCAAATAAAGCTATAGAAAAGCTTACTTTAGATTTAGTAAAAAATAATGTGAATGCCAGATATCTAGTCTTAGAAGGAAACCCCGCTAAACAAATCAATTCTATTGTTGAAAAAGAAAACATTTCTATGATTATTATGAGTAGAAGAGGGCTGGGTTTCTTTGAAGGACTTTTTTTGGGGAGCGTAGCTGAATATCTATTGTTTCACACAAGAGTTCCTATACTATTTGATTAA
- a CDS encoding NGG1p interacting factor NIF3 — protein MKLGEIYKLAINMGIEADPRGKEEVFRYLEKIKKDYEELNEKKKARFDKELLENPYSDSRILNGKEDQIIKGILVGIDMEVPEIVLADKLREKGERIDLILAHHPEGKSLPGLEGVMHIQEDILFSQGIPINLAENLMGNRIAEVSRSVHPANHNRAVDAAKLLGFAFMNIHTPADNIVTKFLTELFAEKKPETIGEIVDILLEIPEYQDAQAHNFGPKIVNGSEKNRCGKIWVDMTGGTSGSKNAYEKLSVAGIGTIVGMHMKEDHLEEAKKFGINVVIAGHMPSDSIGMNFILDEIEKNGVNIIPTSGLCRVKR, from the coding sequence ATGAAACTAGGCGAGATTTATAAGTTAGCTATTAATATGGGCATTGAAGCCGATCCCAGGGGGAAAGAAGAAGTTTTTAGATATCTTGAAAAGATCAAAAAGGATTATGAAGAATTAAACGAAAAGAAGAAGGCAAGGTTTGACAAAGAGCTTCTGGAAAATCCATACTCCGATAGCCGAATCCTTAATGGAAAAGAAGATCAGATAATAAAAGGTATTCTTGTTGGAATTGATATGGAAGTTCCTGAAATCGTTCTTGCTGATAAGCTGAGGGAAAAAGGAGAAAGAATAGATCTAATACTTGCTCACCATCCTGAAGGAAAATCTTTGCCGGGTTTGGAAGGGGTTATGCACATACAAGAAGACATACTTTTTTCACAAGGCATACCAATAAATCTGGCTGAAAATCTTATGGGAAATAGAATTGCTGAAGTTTCTCGCTCTGTTCATCCTGCTAATCACAACAGAGCTGTAGATGCAGCAAAACTTTTGGGTTTTGCCTTTATGAACATTCATACTCCGGCCGATAACATTGTTACAAAATTTCTAACTGAACTTTTTGCTGAAAAGAAGCCTGAAACTATTGGTGAAATTGTAGATATCTTGCTTGAAATTCCTGAATATCAGGATGCGCAAGCACATAATTTTGGGCCAAAAATAGTAAATGGATCAGAAAAAAATCGTTGCGGGAAAATTTGGGTAGACATGACTGGTGGAACCTCTGGGAGCAAAAATGCTTATGAAAAGTTATCTGTTGCTGGTATTGGAACTATAGTGGGAATGCACATGAAGGAAGATCATCTTGAGGAAGCCAAAAAGTTTGGTATAAATGTTGTTATTGCTGGTCATATGCCATCAGATTCAATTGGGATGAACTTTATACTTGATGAAATAGAAAAAAATGGTGTTAATATTATTCCTACCTCTGGACTTTGTAGAGTAAAACGTTGA